GAGGGCGCCGACGGCGAGCCGCCCCGTCATGCCTGCACCTCGAGCCGGGTGACCCACTTGGTCTGGAGGACACCGGGCCGGTCCGGCGCGATCAGGCGGCACGGGAAGCCGTGGTCGATCGCGAGGGTGTCGCCGTTCAGCCCGAGGGCGAGCAGCGTGCGGTCGTCGTCGGCGAAGTTCGACTGCAGCAGCGTGACCCCGAAGGCGCCCCGCTGCTGGAGGGAGGTGACCACCACGTCGCGGCCCCGGGGGGCGTCGATCCGGTCGAGCAGGTCGCGCACGCGCACGCCCGTCCAGGTGGCCGAGGCGCTCCAGCCCTCGACGCACGCGATCGGCAGGGACTCGGTCGCCTGGGGCAGGTCGAGCAGGTCCTGCCGGGTCAGCTCCGTCTCGGTGCCGGCGTACGCCAGCGTGAGGCGGAAGCCCGACGAGACCGCGCTCGCGGTGACGCCCGCGGCCGAGGCCGAGCGGTTGATCGGCACGCCGGCCGGGCCCTCGCCGGACCGGACGCCGAAGATCGAGACGCCGCGCAGGAACGGGACGGTGCTGCCGGCGGTGGCCAGGACCGCGACCCCGGCGGCACCCCACGTCGTCCGCAGCAGGCCACGGCGGGTGAGCACGCCGTGCCGGGTGGCGGTGGGCCGGTCCTGCGAGGTGTCCTCGACGTCGCCGGTGAGCGCGCGCCGGATGATCGGCAGCTTCACCGCGACGTGGACGACCATCGCGCCGATGGTCACCCAGCCGACGGCGTAGTGGGTGGTGCGGAACGAGAAGCCCCACGGGTACCACTGCGAGGAGTTCATCAGGCCCGTGACGAGCTGGAAGACGGCACCCGCGACGAGCACGCCGATCGACGCGCGCTCGAGCGCCTCGACCGCGAGCTTCCGCGCCTCGCGTGGCGGGCGGATGAACAGCCGCGGGTAGACCGTCCAGAGCTTGACGAGCAGCAGCGGGACGGCGGCCGTCCCCGCCGCGACGTGCAGGCCCTGGGTGACGCGGTAGCCCCACACGGGGCTGGTCGGGAACGGGATCGGCTGGCTGTGGTTCTGGGCGTAGTGGCTGATCAGGCCGGTCAGGAACGCGATGCCGAAGCAGACGCCGAGCCACAGGCCGACGCGCGCTGCGACGGCCGCGCTGCGCAGCCGGGAGGGGAAGTGCGCCTCGGTGGGAGGAGCCGGCAGCTTCACGCAGGTTCCTCGAGGACGGCGCAGTACCGCTGCGCGCCGCCCGCCGGGCCGATGACGTGGGCGCCCGTGACGGCCAGCCCGGCCTCGGCGGCGACCTCGTGGATCGAGTCGGCGCCGACCACGGACCAGCGGAAGGGCCGGCTGCGCGCGTCGCCGCAGTGCAGCTGCGCCCACGACGACCGGAAGCCGACCTCGGGGGCCGCGAGCTCGACGACGACCCGACCGCGCGGGTCGAGCAGCTCCCGGGCACGCGCGAGCAGGGCGACGGGGTCGCCGCCGATGCCGATGTTGCCGTCCGCGAGGAGCGCGGTGCGCCAGCGGCCCTCGCCCGGCAGCGCGTCGAAGACGTTGCGCACGATCGCGGACACGCCGCGCGCGCGGGTCTGCAGGACCGCCTCGTGGACGACGTCGACGCCGAGCACGACGTGGCCCAGCTCGGCGAGCCGGGCGCTCAGCCGGCCTGGGCCACAGCCGACGTCGATGGTCGGCCCCTCGCAGAGCGCGAGCAGCGCGAGGTCGTCGTCGTCGGCGTCGCGGGTCCACTCGCCCATCGGCAGCGGCTGCGGCTCCTCGTCGAGGCCGACGACCGAGCACGGGTGCCCGCGCAGCGCCTGGGAGAAGACGTGGGAGAAGGAGGCGTCGCGCAGCCGCGGGGCCTCGGGTGACTCGAGTGGTTCCAGGCTCATCGGCGGGCTCCCGGGGTCGAACGGCAGGCGGACCAGGCCCGCGCGAAGTGGCTGCCAGGCGCGACCTCGGCGACGAGGTCGGCGTCCGGCACGGTGTCGACGTCGCGCAGCGTCGCCGTGGTGCTGACGGTGAGCCCGCGGTCCTCGAGGGCGCGGCGGGTGTCGTCGTACGTCGTGGGCGTGGACATCGGGACGTCGGCGAGGGCCGCGGCCGCTGCGGGGTCGCGCAGCACGAGCACCCACCAGCCACCGTCGTCGGCCGGCCCGAGCACGGCGTCGCCGTCCCCGAGGGCGCCGGCGGCGTCGAGCAGCAGGCCCGGCGTCACCTGGGGGGTGTCCATCCCGACCTGCACGACCGGCCCGGGACCGTCGGCGACACCGGCGTGGGCGTGGACCAGCCGGGCGGCGAAGTCGTCGCCGACCTGCGGGTGGACCGCCCACCCCTCGACGAGGTCGAGCAGCTCGTCGCCGCGGACGGCGTCGGCGAGGTCGCCGTCGAGCGAGAGCGTGCACTGCTCGGCCCCGACCGCGTCGCGGCAGGCGGCCAGTGTGTCGACGAGCGCGGCCGCGGCGATCCCGGCGGCCTCGTCCATCCCGATGTCGGCACCGAGCCGGGTCTTCACCCGGCCGGGGACCGGCGCCTTGGCGACGACGAGCATCCGGGCGCTCACGAGAGCACCTTCCAGAAGTCGCGGGCGGTGCGGAAGGTGCCCTTCACGGAGCCCGAGACCTTGGAGCGGGTGCCCTCGGCGCGCGGGTGGTAGGACACGTCGCGCTCGTCGAAGCGCCAGCCCGCGCGGGTGGCCTTCTGCAGCAGCTCGACGGGGTAGCCGAAGCGCCGGTCCTGCACCCCGAGGGCCAGCAGGTCCTCGCGGCGGCAGACCCGCATCGGCGCGATGTCGTGGGCCGGCATGGCGATCCGGCGGCGCAGCCAGGCGACGATCAGGGCGTTGCCCGCCCGCGCGTGCCACGGCCAGACGCCCCGGCTCACCGGGCGACGACGACCGACGGCGAAGTCCGCCTCCCCCGAGCGGACCACCTCGAGCATCGGCAGCAGCTCGGCGGGGTCGAAGGAGCCGTCGCCGTCCATGAAGGCGACGTACTCGTGGGTGGCGGCGAGCAGTCCTGCGTGCACGGCTGCGCCGTACCCGGGAACGCCCTCCTTCACCACCTCGGCGCCGAGATCGGTCGCGACGGTCGCCGTGTCGTCGCTCGAGCCGTTGTCCACGACGATCACCGCGAAGGTGTCGGGGACGAGCGGCAGCAGCCCGCGCAGGGCAGGGCCCTCGTCCTTGCAGGGCAGGACGAGGTCGCACACGGGGGGCATGGTGCTCACGCTAGGGCTCGTGTCCTCCCAGCGACCTCCGCAAACCCTTACGGCCCGGTGACGTGACAGGACCAGACCGGTCGCGGCTGGGCCGCCCCCGTAGGGTCGCGCCATGTCGAGGTCGACCGTCTCTCCCCTGGCCCCGTGGGCCGGGCTCGTCACCGGGCTGCTCCTCGTGCTCGCGGCGATCGTCGTGCCGCCGCTCTTCGGCTGGGACGTCCACGCGCGCGCGTCCGGCGACTCGTTCTTCCCGCCGCTGCACGGCTACTGGGAGCCCAAGGTCGGCCCCGGCACCGTCCCGGCGCTGCTCCTCGCTGCGCTCGGCTGGAGGTACGCCGCCGGGCTGGCCGAGCGGCTCAGCTGGCGCACCCTCCTGCTCGCGTCGTACGCCGCTGGGCTGGCGTGGCTGCTCTCGCTCGCGTTCGTCGACGGCTCCAGCGGCATCTCGCGGGTGCTGGGCAACGACGACGAGTACCTCCAGACGGCCCGCCAGGTCACCGACGTGCACGCGATGCTCCAGGGCTTCATCGACAAGATCCCCTACGGCACGCCCGACAACTGGGTCACCCACGTCGCCGGCCACCCGCCGGGCGCGCTGCTCGTCTTCGTCGGGCTGGACCGGGTCGGGCTCGGCGGCGACTTCGCGGCCGGGATGGTCGTGACCGTCCTGGTCGCCACGACCGCGCTGGCGGTGATGACCACGCTGCGTGCCCTCGGTGCCGAGGCGATGGCCCGCCGGGCCGCGCCGTTCCTTGTGCTCGGGCCCGCCGCCGTCTTCATGGCCGTCTCGGCCGACGCGCTCTTCGCGTGCGTCGCCGCCTGGGGCCTGGCGGCACTGGCGATCGGCGCCACGCACGCCGACCGGGCCCGCGCGTTGGCGTGGACCGTGCTCGCCGGGCTGCTGCTCGGGGCCGCCGTGATGATGTCCTACGGCCTGCCGCTCATCGGGCTGGTCGCGCTCGTCGTCGTGGCCCACGGTCGCCGCTGGGTGCAGCTGCCGGTCGCCGGGGCGGCCGCGCTGGCGGTCGTCCTGGGGTTCGCGGTGGCGGGCTACGCCTGGTGGGAGGCCTACCCCGTCCTCAACGACCGCTACTGGGCGGGCATCGCGAAGGACCGCCCGGCGTCGTACTGGCTCTGGGGGAACCTCGCCGCGCTCCTCATCAGCGCGGGGCCGCTGCTGGCCGCCGGGCTGGCGTGCGTGCGCCGGCTCCGGGCCCGGGGTGGCTCGGACGGGCTGGTCCCGCCCGTCGTCACCCAGCTCGCCGTCGCCGCCGCGGCGGCGGTGGCGGTCGCCGACGCGTCCCGGATGAGCAAGGCCGAGGTCGAGCGGATCTGGCTGCCGTTCGTGCCGTGGCTGCTGCTGGCGGTCTGCCTGCTGCCCGAGCGCTGGCGCAAGTGGGGCATGGCCCTCCAGCTGGTCACCGCGCTCGTCGTGCAGCACCTGCTCTACACGAGCTGGTAGCCCGCCGGGGGTCCGTCAGGCGCGCAGCGGGGCGGTCGCGAACTCGGCCAGCCCCTGCTCGGGCAGGATCTCGGCGCTGAACCCGAGCTCGCGGCGCGCGCGCTCGGGCGACGCGACGATGTGCCGCACGTCGCCGAGCCGGTAGCCCCCGGTCACCTCCGGGGCGATGGCGCGCCCGGTGCCGGCGGCGACCTTCTCGGCCACCTCCTTGATCCCGACCGGGTGCCCCGAGGCGACGTTGTACGCCGCGTAGTGGCCGCCGCCCTCCTGGGCGATCGCGCGGATCGAGGCGACGTTGGCGCGGGCCACGTCGGCGACGTGGACGAAGTCGCGCATCTGCCCGCCGTCCTCGTAGACCTGTGGCGCCTCGCCGCGCTCCAGCGAGGAGCGGAACATCGCGGCCACGCCGGAGTACGGCGTGTCGCGGGGCATCCCGGGGCCGTAGACGTTGTGGTAGCGCAGCGAGATGGCCGCCGCGTCGGCCTGCCGCACCCAGGCGTAGGCGTAGTGCTCCTGGGCGACCTTGCTGGCGGCGTACGTGCTGCGGGGGTCGAGCCGGGCCGACTCGTCGACCAGCTCCCAGGTCAGCGTGCGGCCGCAGGACGGGCAGTGGTTGTCGAAGTCCCCGCCGTCGAGCGCGGCGCGCTCGCGGGGCGGCGGCGTCTGATCACCGTGGTCGGGGCAGGCGTAGCGGCCCTCGCCGTACACCACCATCGAGGAGGCCTGGACGAGCCGCGAGACCCCGGCCTCGTGCATGGCGGCGAGCAGCGCCGCCGTGCCGTAGTCGTTGTGGCCCGCGTAGTCGGGCAGGTCGGCGACCCGCACGCCGGCGCCGACGAGCGCGGCCTGGTGGCAGACGACGTCCACGCCCTGCAGCAGGTCGGTCCACTCCCCCGCCCGTCGCACGTCGAGCAGCTGGGTGTCCGCGGGCGGGACGGCCTCACCGTGCGCCATCTCGAGCATCAGGTCGACCTTGACGACCTCGTCGCCGGCCTCTTCGAGCTGGGCGGCGATGGCGGTGCCGATGAAGCCGGCCGAGCCGGTGAGCAGGACCTTCACGCGCCGCCGCCGATCGTCGTGCCGGGGACGTCGTAGGTGAGCTCCATGCCGTCGGCCCACGTGGAGCACGAGCAGCCGTCGGGGTCCGGCAGCGCGGCGACGGTGTCGGTCAGCAGGCCCTTGAGCCGCTCGAGGTTCGCCTTGAACAGCGCGAAGACCTCCTCCTGGCCGACCCCGGAGCCGGTCTCGGCGCCCGCGTCCATGTCGGTGACGAGCGCGATGGCGGCGTAGCACTGGCGCATCTCGCGCGCGAGCATCGCCTCGGGCGCCCCCGTCATGTTGATCAGGTCCCAGCCCTGCTGGGCGTAGTGCTGCGACTCGGCGCGCGTCGAGAAGCGCGGCCCCTCGATCACGACCATGGTGCCGCCCTTCTTGATCCGGGCGTCGGCCGCCGCGACCGTGGCGGTGATCCGGTCGCAGTAGGGGTCGGCGAAGGGCAGGTGCACCGCGCCGGTCTCGACGTACGACGACACCCGGCCCTGTGTGCGGTCGACCAGCTGGTCCGGGACGACGACGTCGCCGGGCTCGACGGTGTGGCGCAGCCCGCCGACCGCGCAGGGGGCCAGCACCTGCCGGACGCCGAGCGAGCGCAGCGCCCACAGGTTGGCGCGGTGGTTGATGCGGTGGGGCGGGAACTCGTGGTGGTTGCCGTGCCGCGGCAGGAACGCCACGCGGCGGCCGGCGACGGTGCCGACGGCGATCGCCGCGGACGGGGCGCCGTACGGCGTCTCGACGGTGTGCTCGTCGGGGTCGTCGAGGAAGGAGTAGAAGCCGGTGCCGCCGATCACGGCGACGTCGGCGATGTCAGCGCTCATGCGGGGCAGTCTGCCAGTCCGCCCCAGCGGCCAGACCGGCCGTGACGACGACCGCGACCAGGGCCAGGCAGAGCAGCGCGAGCGTGGCGTAGCCCCAGACGCCGACGACGACCCCGGCCAGGCCGCCGGCGGCTGCGGCGGTCAGCCCCATCACGAGGTCCGCGGCCCCCTGGACGTCGGTGCGGGCGTCGAGCGGCGCGTGGTCGGCCACCAGGGTCGAGCTCGCCACCGTGGCGAAGGACCAGCCGAGGCCCAGCAGGAAGAGCCCGACGAAGATCTGCCACGAGCTGCCCTCCGGCGACCGGGACGCGATCACCAGGGAGACCAGCAGCAGGACGCCGCCGGCGACGAGCACCGGCGGTCGGCCGTGGCGGTCGGCGAGCCAGCCGACGACCGGCGAGAACGCGAACATCCCGAGCACGTGCACGCTGATCACCACGCCGATCACGCGCAGCTCCGCGCCGCCGTGCTCCATGTGCAGCGGCGTCATCACCATCACCGCGACCATCGCGGCGTGGGCCGCGGCCAGCCCGGCCACGGCGCAGCCGAGGACCGGTCGCTCGCGGACCGCGGCGACCGCGCGCCCCCACGACGTGCCGGTCGGCGCCGTGGCCGGCGCGCCGGCCTCGGCCCGGGCCAGCAGCAACGGGTCCGGGCGCAGGAAGACCCCGATGACCACCGCGGCGGCCAGCATCCCGATGCTGCCGACCGCGAAGGGACCGGTGAGCTCAGGGATGCCGAGGACGCGGGCCAGGCCGCCCGCGGGGCCGGTCAGGTTCGGGCCGGCGACCGCGCCGATCGTGCTCGCCCACACGACCGTGGACAGGGAGCGGGCGCGGGTCCGGGCCGGGGCGAGGTCCGTGGCGGCGTACCGCGCCCCGCTGTTGGCGGCCGAGGTGGCGCCCAGGAGCAGCGCGCCGACGAGCAGCAGCGCCATCGAGCCGACGACGCCGGCGACCACCGCGGTGACGGCGCCCGCGGCACCGAGCAGGTAGCCCGTCACCAGCCCCGCGCGCCGGCCGCGCCGCGACATCAGGCGGGCGAGGAGGAAGGCCGCCACGGCCGTGCCCAGGACCTGGAAGGTCTGCGAGAGGCCGGCCAGCTTCTCCGAGCCGGAGAGGTCGCGGGCCAGCAGCGAGGCGGTCGCGATCCCGATCGTGATGCCGGTCGCGCCGACGACCTGGGCGGCGATCAGGGTCGCGACGGTGCGCCGCTGGACGGCGACGACGTCGGGGGTGACGGTGGTGGTCACCGCTCGGTGGCCGGCAGGTCGAGCGCGCGCCAGACCGAGGCCCACACCTCCTTGGGCGGGACGCCGGCGTCGAGGGCCTCCTCGGCGGTGCGGCCGCCGAGGTCGCCCATGACGTACTGGCTGGCCCACGCGCCGGCGTACGCCCGCCCGAGCGCGTGCTCGAGCCGCGACCAGAACTCCGTGTGTCTCATGGGGTGTGCCTCATCGCCCCGTCCTCATCGCTCGGCCCTCGTGGCGCGGACGTCGAGCCACCGGGTGCCGTTCCAGCCCTCGCGCTGCTCGATCGTCGCGACCTCCCAGCCGGCGGCGGCCAGGACGGCGCGCAGCGGCTCGGGCCGCCAGTAGGTGAAGTGCCGCGGGCCGCTGACGTGCCCGTGCGTCGACCACGCGTCGCCGTCGCCCTCCTTGAGGGTGACCTCCAACAGGCCGCCGGGCCGGGTGACGTCGGCGAGCCGCCGCAGCACCACGACGAGGTCGGGCCGGACCACGTGGAGCAGCGAGGCGTTCGCCCAGACGCCGTCGTACGGCGTCCCGGGGCGCTCGGGGTCGGTGAGGTCGTCGACGAGCGGGTCGAGGACGTCGACACGGTGTCCGTCGGCGCGCATCAGCTCGGCGAAGCCGCGGCTGACGTCGGTGCGGCGCACGTGCAGGCCGAGCCGCTCCAGCAGGGCCGCGTCGTGGCCGGGACCGCTGCCGATCTCGAGCACCCGGGCGTCGGGCGCCAGGCCCGCGGCGAAGCGCGCCGCCATCGCCTCGACGTCGGCCGAGAGGCCCACCCCGTCGGCGAAGGCGACCGCGCTCGCGTCGTACGACGCCACGGTGGCGTGCCGGGCGGCCCGGGCCACGTCGTGGAGGTGGTGGACGACGTCGTGCAGGTGGTAGCGGCCGAGGCTCTCGACGGTGAACTCGCTGCCGTTGCTGCGGACCCCGCGGCGACCCCAGGCGTCGGCGCCGCGCTCGGGCACGGCGGCGTAGGTCGCGGCGACGGCGGCGGCCGCCTCCAGCAGGGCCGGCCCGACGTCGGCGGGGTCCTGCCGGTCGTACCGCTCGGTGCGAGCGGTCTCGTCCTGGTCCCAGTTGGCGAAGTGCGGCTCGTCCTCGTCCAGCATCGCGCGGACGCGCTGGTCGAAGAGGACGTGGACGTCGCGGACGTGGCAGGCGTACTCCGTCACCGACCAGGTCCCCGGCGTCGGGCGCGTGGTGACCTCGGGCCCGGCGAGGGCGACCGCGAACGACGCCGCGTTGTCGAGGATCTCCTGCGGCAGGCGCCCGACCGGCACGTCGGCCGCGACGAAGCCGCAGTCCGGGCAGGGGCGGTCGAGCACCCACGTCCAGTCCTTGGTGTCCGGCTCGATGTCCATGCGCCCATCCTGCCAACCCCCGCGAGAATGGCGCCATGCGGATACGCCCGGCCACCCCCGAGGACCTGCCGTCGATCTCGGCGATCTACGACGAGCAGGTCGCGCACGGCATCGCGACCTTCGACGTCGAGCCGCCACCGCCGGCCTACTGGGCGGCACGACTCGCGAGCGCGGAGCCGGGTGACCACGTGCTCGTCGCCGAGGCCGACGGCGCCGTGCTGGGCTACGCCTACTCGTCGTCGTACCGCCCCCGCCCGGCGTACGCCCGC
The Nocardioides luti genome window above contains:
- a CDS encoding molybdopterin-dependent oxidoreductase, producing MKLPAPPTEAHFPSRLRSAAVAARVGLWLGVCFGIAFLTGLISHYAQNHSQPIPFPTSPVWGYRVTQGLHVAAGTAAVPLLLVKLWTVYPRLFIRPPREARKLAVEALERASIGVLVAGAVFQLVTGLMNSSQWYPWGFSFRTTHYAVGWVTIGAMVVHVAVKLPIIRRALTGDVEDTSQDRPTATRHGVLTRRGLLRTTWGAAGVAVLATAGSTVPFLRGVSIFGVRSGEGPAGVPINRSASAAGVTASAVSSGFRLTLAYAGTETELTRQDLLDLPQATESLPIACVEGWSASATWTGVRVRDLLDRIDAPRGRDVVVTSLQQRGAFGVTLLQSNFADDDRTLLALGLNGDTLAIDHGFPCRLIAPDRPGVLQTKWVTRLEVQA
- a CDS encoding methyltransferase domain-containing protein; the protein is MSLEPLESPEAPRLRDASFSHVFSQALRGHPCSVVGLDEEPQPLPMGEWTRDADDDDLALLALCEGPTIDVGCGPGRLSARLAELGHVVLGVDVVHEAVLQTRARGVSAIVRNVFDALPGEGRWRTALLADGNIGIGGDPVALLARARELLDPRGRVVVELAAPEVGFRSSWAQLHCGDARSRPFRWSVVGADSIHEVAAEAGLAVTGAHVIGPAGGAQRYCAVLEEPA
- a CDS encoding TIGR04282 family arsenosugar biosynthesis glycosyltransferase translates to MSARMLVVAKAPVPGRVKTRLGADIGMDEAAGIAAAALVDTLAACRDAVGAEQCTLSLDGDLADAVRGDELLDLVEGWAVHPQVGDDFAARLVHAHAGVADGPGPVVQVGMDTPQVTPGLLLDAAGALGDGDAVLGPADDGGWWVLVLRDPAAAAALADVPMSTPTTYDDTRRALEDRGLTVSTTATLRDVDTVPDADLVAEVAPGSHFARAWSACRSTPGARR
- a CDS encoding glycosyltransferase family 2 protein, whose translation is MPPVCDLVLPCKDEGPALRGLLPLVPDTFAVIVVDNGSSDDTATVATDLGAEVVKEGVPGYGAAVHAGLLAATHEYVAFMDGDGSFDPAELLPMLEVVRSGEADFAVGRRRPVSRGVWPWHARAGNALIVAWLRRRIAMPAHDIAPMRVCRREDLLALGVQDRRFGYPVELLQKATRAGWRFDERDVSYHPRAEGTRSKVSGSVKGTFRTARDFWKVLS
- a CDS encoding NAD-dependent epimerase/dehydratase family protein, which codes for MKVLLTGSAGFIGTAIAAQLEEAGDEVVKVDLMLEMAHGEAVPPADTQLLDVRRAGEWTDLLQGVDVVCHQAALVGAGVRVADLPDYAGHNDYGTAALLAAMHEAGVSRLVQASSMVVYGEGRYACPDHGDQTPPPRERAALDGGDFDNHCPSCGRTLTWELVDESARLDPRSTYAASKVAQEHYAYAWVRQADAAAISLRYHNVYGPGMPRDTPYSGVAAMFRSSLERGEAPQVYEDGGQMRDFVHVADVARANVASIRAIAQEGGGHYAAYNVASGHPVGIKEVAEKVAAGTGRAIAPEVTGGYRLGDVRHIVASPERARRELGFSAEILPEQGLAEFATAPLRA
- a CDS encoding S-methyl-5'-thioadenosine phosphorylase is translated as MSADIADVAVIGGTGFYSFLDDPDEHTVETPYGAPSAAIAVGTVAGRRVAFLPRHGNHHEFPPHRINHRANLWALRSLGVRQVLAPCAVGGLRHTVEPGDVVVPDQLVDRTQGRVSSYVETGAVHLPFADPYCDRITATVAAADARIKKGGTMVVIEGPRFSTRAESQHYAQQGWDLINMTGAPEAMLAREMRQCYAAIALVTDMDAGAETGSGVGQEEVFALFKANLERLKGLLTDTVAALPDPDGCSCSTWADGMELTYDVPGTTIGGGA
- a CDS encoding MFS transporter — encoded protein: MTTTVTPDVVAVQRRTVATLIAAQVVGATGITIGIATASLLARDLSGSEKLAGLSQTFQVLGTAVAAFLLARLMSRRGRRAGLVTGYLLGAAGAVTAVVAGVVGSMALLLVGALLLGATSAANSGARYAATDLAPARTRARSLSTVVWASTIGAVAGPNLTGPAGGLARVLGIPELTGPFAVGSIGMLAAAVVIGVFLRPDPLLLARAEAGAPATAPTGTSWGRAVAAVRERPVLGCAVAGLAAAHAAMVAVMVMTPLHMEHGGAELRVIGVVISVHVLGMFAFSPVVGWLADRHGRPPVLVAGGVLLLVSLVIASRSPEGSSWQIFVGLFLLGLGWSFATVASSTLVADHAPLDARTDVQGAADLVMGLTAAAAGGLAGVVVGVWGYATLALLCLALVAVVVTAGLAAGADWQTAPHER
- a CDS encoding DUF3046 domain-containing protein, giving the protein MRHTEFWSRLEHALGRAYAGAWASQYVMGDLGGRTAEEALDAGVPPKEVWASVWRALDLPATER
- a CDS encoding class I SAM-dependent DNA methyltransferase, with the protein product MDIEPDTKDWTWVLDRPCPDCGFVAADVPVGRLPQEILDNAASFAVALAGPEVTTRPTPGTWSVTEYACHVRDVHVLFDQRVRAMLDEDEPHFANWDQDETARTERYDRQDPADVGPALLEAAAAVAATYAAVPERGADAWGRRGVRSNGSEFTVESLGRYHLHDVVHHLHDVARAARHATVASYDASAVAFADGVGLSADVEAMAARFAAGLAPDARVLEIGSGPGHDAALLERLGLHVRRTDVSRGFAELMRADGHRVDVLDPLVDDLTDPERPGTPYDGVWANASLLHVVRPDLVVVLRRLADVTRPGGLLEVTLKEGDGDAWSTHGHVSGPRHFTYWRPEPLRAVLAAAGWEVATIEQREGWNGTRWLDVRATRAER